ACGTGTCCGTCAAAGAAAAGGCGGCTTGCGAAATTAAATTCGATTGTCCAACTATTATAGCAAACGTTAGAAAAGGTAAATCGGCTAAAACGAGAACGACTGTAATCGGCCATGACGTCACGAGAAAAAAACGTAATTCCTCGCATAACCAATCCGGAAGTTGCTTCATTATCACGATTTCCTCCCAGCAGCTGCTTGATCAATATTGCTAAAATACGCTTTTCGATATTCTAGTATTAGAAAAGGAGTTAAGATTCTAAATTTGTCCTCATTCCGACAGAATAAGTGAAATAataaccaattgatgaaacactattccgtgttgtgacgatacACAGAGAAGTTTCCTTTCAGATCAGCTGTAAATTCATCCGACGTTTCAATCCTAAATAGTCATCATCATTCAGAACGTGAAATAAATCCTCGGGTAGAGAATTCAAATAGTCGGGAAATCCATTATAGCAAAAACAGCGCATAACCTCTTTTTCTAACGAGTAACATTTAAATGTTTTGTTGCGTATGTTTTCGGGATCTCATTTCCTGTCGGCAGGTATAAGGCATAGAGCTAGTGATTAGATTTAGTATAGATTCCTTGATGTCCACGGTAGGTTGTTTTTCTCATTCAACAACTCGTTTAGCTTAAACGACTAGTTAGAATTTTGAAACGTTTGAGCAGCCAGAAGGTCACAGGTATTTCTAATTATAAACTCAGGCCCGTTCCGAGCTTTTTTGAGGgcatttctatttcaagaagAAGGGCACTGTTTATCGTGAAAAGAGGGAACattcctattgaaaaaggaCAGATCTTAGATATGAGTGGCCGGgtacataaataaattatttgggAATGGATGCTTTTCATTTTCCGGAAACAACACGAAaattgtatttaaatttcgaaaaatcttgaCCCAAATCTGTTTAAAACTGGCTTTGGAGGGCGCTaacaagattgaaaaaaaatcatagtGATTTCCGAGTTTCTCGTTCAAATAATTGTTGATTGAAacatattctatatatattcGAACATGCGTCAGGTTATATTCTGAATGTACTCAAGCGGAGTTCCTCAAGGAAGCGTGCTTGCTCCGATGCTTTTCGTGAATTATAAAGACAACTTCtgcaaaaaaacaaaaaactacCACACTGATGAAGCTATTTGCGAACGACACGAAATCATACGAAGGTAGGCCTAAGAGTATCATAGGCATGCGAGTAATGTAGCTTAAGGTTTTTCGATAAGTttctttattgaaatgaaataatcatacaTTTTACGAAGAAGGAGCAAAGCAGACGTTTCCGCTGTTGAACATTAAGGGGCAACACTTGCGTTTTCCCGGGCAGTCGTTATCGCTGTGGCAGCTGTCAATACCGTTAGCGATCAGATTAGCGGGGAACGGACATTTACCAGGTTTACcgactgaaaaaaaatgtcattcgCATAGAAATTATATCGACTAAATGCAAACAAAAAATCTCCGTTTAGAGACCCTTCAACTTCGAGGCCAATTCAAGAAACCATTATCACTTAACTGCGTGTTTTGATCGTAATCGCTCGGAATCAGAATCAATCGGGTCCTGTTCGCGATCCCtattcattttgttatttGAATTCGTATCACTTAAGTGTTGTTTTGTGAATATTTGtgtgtataggcctatgtgtaacatttttcctccatataccatagaaatggttggagtgttaATAAATTcgtaattcataattcataattcaacGAAGACGGGATAACGaaaatccccccccccccgaaatcaaaacaaatcgtgtttgaaataaataattatgataatcaattattatgcaATGTGATTATTAAACTTATCTAGAAGCGACTGTATGACAGAATATTCGCCAACCACTGATGGATCTCACTTACCATACATACAGCGTGCCTCTTCACATAGTCCGCCCTCGCACCACGGATGGAATATCCTACACTCATGAGACTCTTCACAGTTCACACCCTGTTCATCAAACattcacataaatcaataCATCTCTCAATTGCTTTTGTCCCCATGCTATTTATTCTTATATTCAATGGAAACTATTTTCTTGACATTTTCTTCAACATATCAATAGAAAGGCCGAATAGGCataagtttttgaaaatgacccCTCTATTGATATACACAAGGTGTGTATAGACCTTATTCTTAGCGTAAACCAGGCGTAGGTCTACTCACCTCGCATGTAGCTGTTTTACCATGAATAGCGGCCGCTTCTAAACTGACTATACCTAACTACAACGAGTAAATAAACAGTAAAGAATTGATATACAAATCCTTTCAAACTATATGTTAAAAAATGAAAGTTATCTAATCACGATAaggtaaattatattttttttcgtagaaaaacatttgtttcatctttaaacttacgGCCAGTAATAAAACCGCGAatgaaaacttcatttctgAGACCATTTTCGTGCCGTCTGCTGCTTGTGTAGTTGCTGTCTGTGATAGTGATATCGACTCTCGTTCTGGGGTCGTTTTTAATGTATTAACTTAAGATaaacacattttatttcaatcagtATCAGTTTCACTGATGGCAAATTCCCACAGTGCGACTGTTTATCAAGATCCATATTAACAACCCCAAACACCTCATAGAACGGAATGTCAGAAATGTCGGAAAGAGGATCCATAAGATAAATTTCTagataaaatcataaaatcgtATAAACTGCATCTTAATGTATCTGCAGCGGGGAATCAGTTGCAGATGACGATTTTAAACTTTCTCTTATTTAGAAAAAGGTATCTATACAATTTGCGGCAGTGTTTTTGTTATAGTTTCGGCAGTGTTTTCAGGTCCGTACTGCACAGTGGTGTCAGATCttgaccgtcaagtgctgcccctatataTATCAGTGGCGGTAGATACGTGAACTAACTTGGCGGCACAATATacttactgtggcatgcgtgTAATcaataagcctttttacagtttccaggcgccatttttttgggtacccaccgggtccgcattgttgaattttttgtccctatttttctccggtttaatatttttatttcgttcttatctctggatttgattaagatagaaacaaagtaaaaatatcgatgaactcggctgataataaactttatgatatcactcatttattaagttaatgcaacaatgtgcgctggtgaagttataaacattgatatcgtcttcccgataattcaacttgaattattgctcatctcattccaaagttcgtaattcttacaaattttattctaaattttttaGTTTTCGAGATCAATAGACACCTTTATGTGGTCTTATATTCTTTTTaccgttttcaattatctttattattttttaagtaattgcgagtcaaacttccaaaacacgttttccCGGGTCCCCTGCGTGCATCTTTATATCaggaaatttcacaatttcaccGGCCCCTACTTTGTTGAAAATCTATGTTTTAAGTAACCATGGAAATAAGGGCACCTaggtttttgaaaaacaattatGGCAGCCCACAATCGCAGATTAGCAGTAAACATATCAGcaattgaatttcttgtcTGGATATATTCTTTCAATAGAAAGGTCACCTTTTGAAGAGTAATACTATTGGTGTGATCTTTTCAATACAAGTTTGTTCTGTGAAATGCTAAAACAAGCAGATCTAATCATACTGGGTTCTATCTTATGGGCTTCGATAAGTTCTGAGACTGAATACTTCTCAAGTAATTTTAGGCATTTGATTTCTAAGATACCATATTCATTTTGGGTTGATATATAAACCAAACCATCTGGACTACAGGCTAACTGTGGAAGATCTATGTTCACCCAGAGACATGTCTTTGTGACAGTATATGTTGGGTTGATAGCAGAGTATAGACTAAGAGCCCTGTCCTCGATGTCATTACCTCTCTTCATATAATAGGTTGTCACAGTATCAATGCTCCAAACATTTTTCTTCAGGTAGTTTTTGGCACGGATAAAAACGGGTTCAAGTCCAGTATAGCGTCGAATAGTTCCCCGCTCAAAGATACATTTATAGAAAAGGGGTTATTCGGCTGCGACCGATTCTACTcatcgacaatgtctacaaccccgattgtcgaccgattctactcgtcgacaatgtctacaatcctgattgtcgaccgattctactcgtcgacaatgtctacaaccccgattgtcaaccgattctactcgtcgacaatgtctacaatcctgATTGTGAAAAGCAACTGACGGAAGCACGCAGctcctcgatcccagccactctatataagggtaatccacgcacacacgcagcccctcgatcccggcCACTCATTATAAGGGTTGTTCTAAATCGACGAAACGAATCCTCGAAAATCTATTGAACACGAAAGCACAGCTACATTTCAAACTCAGCGTGTTTATTTTAGCAACTAACGATGCTGCACTATGCCATATAATGCCGGTTTGctacaaatatgaaaatatatataagtaatcaattcaatttatgcAAAGAAAACTAACCCACAGCAAATCTAAAAATTCGTTACTTACAATTACTTTAGCTCCTCGAGCAAGTTTCTACGAAAATGACCAATGCTCAACtgtgagatattcaatatatactgtatatataATGTACTAGACTTAGTAACAACAAAGCATGGAGAGGTTCAATGAAGGGTTACAAATCCTACAGTACTAAAGCTAAACTCGACTACAATAAAATTCTATAGCAGCAAACCGGACTTCAATTTACaacaagggtaatccacgcacacacgcagcccctcgatagcagccactctatataacgataatccacgcacacacccCCCCTCgctcccagccactttatataagggtgatccacgcacacacgcagcccctcgatcccggcCACTCATTATAAAGGGccatccacgcacacacgcagcccctcgatagcagccactctatataagggtgatccacgcacacacgcggcccctcgatcccagccactctatataagggtgatccacgcacacacgcagcccctcgatagcagccactctatataagggtaatccacgcacacaccacccctcgatcccagccactttatataagggtgatccacgcacacacgcggcCCCTCGATCTCGGCCActctatataagggtaatccacgcacacaccacccctcgatcccagccactttatataagggtgatccacgcacacacgcggcccctcgatcccagccactctatataagggtaatccacgcacacaccatccctcgatcccagccactttatataagggtgatccacgcacacacgcggcccctcgatcccagccactctatataagggtaatccacgcacacacgcagcccctcgatcccagccactctaTATAAGATTGTATAAACAtgattgtagacattgtcgacgagtaaaatcggtcgacaatcggggttgtagacattgtcgacgagtaaaatcggTCGGCAATCAGGATTGCAGACATTGttgacgagtagaatcggtcgacaatcgggggttgtagacattgtcgacgagtagaatcggacgacaatcggggttgtagacattgtcgacgagtagaatcggacgacaatcggggttgtagacattttcgacgagtagaatcggacgacaatcggggttgtagacattgtcgacgagtagaatcggccGACATTTAGGATTGATAGATCTCTACTTTTACCTGTTCTGGAGTTGAGCCGCACGTCCTATGGCGTAATGTCGTAAGATTCAATCAGTCCAATATTGGCGGATTAATTCCAAATACCAGTCCAATGTGATAAGTCTCTGCTGGAACTATTTAATGCTATAATGGACTTAAGCCTAAAAACGCTAGTGGACAGTTCCTTTTCAACAGCAGACCATAACAAAACAGTTTCTTTTGCGTGGGATGCAGTCATCCTGACATAACGGAATGGGAATGCCAATAATCGCTGGATGATTGTTTCACAGTGCCCGGAATCATAACTGCATGAGCAGGTCTGGGGTCAAActtaattatttctttttttttgcgTGTCGCTGTATACAGCTTTATTAATACTTGCAGGTGCTTTTGTTTTGCTGCGTTTCTTCCACTGGCAGGGTACCGAAGTACATGCTGGGGATTGTGTTCCAACACGGTCGTGGCATAATAATAAAGCTGCAACATGGCTACAGCGAGATAAAGCCAATGCTTTACAATGGCAACTTGCATCCTTAATTGCTCCACTAATCTTAGACATAGATACAGTTACCGAATACAGAAGTTTTTTCATAGATGCATTGACTTTCCCCTTGAAAAACACAATATCGTTTGAAATTTTAACAAAGACTTCACTAACAAAACGATTTCACATATTGTCTACCCCTGGTAAGCTGCTTCTGTGTTGGTAAGGAAGAGTAAGATGTGTCATCCTGGTCACTGTCATCGTCGACTGTACTGGAAAATGACGGGAGAGATTCAACTAGCCAGTAATAAACGTGTTCATAGTTGAATGATTGGGGTAGTACTCTGGCTTGAACTCACTCCAGCCTGTTATCGGTATGAGTGTAGGCTGAATTGTCGTATTTGCTGATTTGTTTTGTTCTAGCATCTTCTTTTCATACCATTTTCCCTTATCAATCTTGATGTCCCGCGATCTGTTTGCCAAATGCTCTAGCAGCCTCACATCTgcaaaaaaataagaaaatacacaaTTTAGGATGTTTGCAATTGTAAAGAAAAATGTTGCTTTTTAATGAGggaaatcaaaatattcatataaaaattttcaataaacctTGGCTTTGAGTGTACAATAAGTATATTTGTTATTGTGATGGAATATGTCCATCAGTCGTTTTCTGTGTTGTAACTGGAGGGTGCTgccacaggcacttgaatatgggctttgataatggataagtatttgataattcaccaGCGATACGTTAATCCTACTTTGATAGatccgccatgttttataataaatttacccATGATGCAACGCGCGGCCGTCGTTTAgctatactatacagaaaggctggaaacgatcctatctccgtaatgcttaaatctacccgcaGTTATCGGGACAGCCGAACACTGCCGATGATTGCCGAAGTACGTCCTTAGTGTCAATTTTAACCCTGATATATAAGGAGCGcccataatttcaattgtagatgattttttggaaacattgacactgttttagctccattaaagattttaaatggcaacaaaattgatttttgaaaattcgcgaTGCCTCTTCGGGATTGCTGTGACGTCATCTGTCCCGATAACtgcgggtagatttaagcattacggagataggatcgtttcctatggaagacctcagacgacatacgagatatgagatataacatacgagatatgagatgcaacatacgagatacgacatatgacatacgagatacgacttatttacagtccgtccgctagcgccaccgcagtgtatgttttttcaatatttactgCATATAAATCGTTTAACATGGTGACGCGTACAGTCATCGTCAATTATATGAAAACCAACATAGTCAACATTTTACTCAAACCAGAAATAGATTTCTTTTGGATAATGGACACCTGGACCGGACACAACGATATTAGGCCATACTGTGAACACCCTGGACTAGGCGCGCCGGCCGTTCCTCTCCCGCGGGCGacgaaaagtttttcaaatcacaaaactaaaaagatatcaaactgtTCAAGTTCATAATATTATGCTATTTCTTGTCTTCCTTTGGTCTGAAAACGGCCTGGTGTTCAGGAGCCGGGGTTCCGGTTACTCGATGCCTGCAGAAAAAATAACTACTGTTCACCGCTCGCCGTAACCGCCGGCTTTTCTGCAtcagaaatcaaaattctaaaaaaaactccGCAGCCGGAAATCCCGCCCCCCTTGTACCCCTCCTCCGCTGTTTGACACCTCTGCCTGAGTTCTTGAATCCCAAACAACCCGGGAACCCGCACATCACCCTGGTATCCAGATTAAGAACTCCCGTGCTCTCTCTCAAGGTTTGAAATCCCCAGCTAAATTCCATCCCTATCGAGCTACCGGGGTAGACTGGTGAGTCCACTAGACCAGCCGTTGAGAGTCGAGACTGGCCAGTTTTCGCTAACTGTCAGGGCAGTATGCGGCACTGTCTTTCTGAAGCCATAGTTTGGGGTCCTCccctgaaaatttgttcaatttaGGTACTTGTGTATTCTGAAGGCTTTTTGGCTATCTTTCTTTTCCGACATCTTTCATGAAAAGGGCCAATGGCTGAATCTGAATAACTTTCATAATCGGAGAATCCAATTTAAGATCATTCTTATCAATTATCATGGCCAGTTTTAAAACTGTTTATTGACAAAAGTACAGGAACCACATAAATAAGTCTTCAGCAAAACACAACAGCTCTTACATTTGTAAAGATAAGAGATCCatggaaatatcaagtaaCATT
This genomic interval from Tubulanus polymorphus chromosome 8, tnTubPoly1.2, whole genome shotgun sequence contains the following:
- the LOC141910106 gene encoding uncharacterized protein LOC141910106; protein product: MVSEMKFSFAVLLLALGIVSLEAAAIHGKTATCEGVNCEESHECRIFHPWCEGGLCEEARCMYVGKPGKCPFPANLIANGIDSCHSDNDCPGKRKCCPLMFNSGNVCFAPSS